The segment CGAGGCGGAGGCGCGTGAGTGAGCGCAGGCGTACTTCCTGTACGCCGGAGCGAACGAAGCGCCGACAACGAAGCAGATGGACCCTTATCGGCGTCCGGCCCGGTCTTGAATCAAAAACCCGTATCGGTGTCGGTGATGATGTCGACCGCAGGCGGCGGCGTAAACGTGAACCGCGACTTGTCGACGCCCTTGTTGCGATGCGGCTCGGCAAACGTCATCCGCGTCGTCGTCCCCGCGGCATCGTGCACGGTGACAGCGCGCAGATCGAAAGTGTCCGAGGCCAGAGTCACCTCGAGGTCGCCTCCTCCCTCGGCTTTCGACTTGAGAAGAATGCGCACCGTCGACGAATCCGGTTTTTCGAGCGAGGCCGTGTAGCGCTCGGAGATTCCCTCGCGGCCCGCGAGCAGTTCGACGAGGCCGCCGCGGCCGAACGCCTTGTCGTAAGGGATCTTGTAGACCTGTTCGAGATCGGGCTGGTAGAGCCATAGCCAGGTCCCGTCGCCGACGACGGTCTGCGGCGGCCCCTCGGTGTATTCCCAGCGCACCAAACCCGGTTTCGCGAAATAGAAGCGCCCCGCGCTCTCGACCTTCGTGCCGACGTCGGGAACTTCGATCGACTGGCGAAACCCGGCGGAGTAGTCGGCGGTCTGCGACCAGCGCTTCTCATACGACTTCCACACGGCCTCGGCTTCGGCGCCCGATGCCGGCGGAGCGGGTGCAGCCGGCGCTGCAGCCGCAGGCGCGGCCGGCGATTTCGCTGCGCTCGAAGCCGCTTTGGCCGGCGCCGCCTTTACATCGCTTGCCGCAGGCGCCGCTTTGGCCGGCGCCGCCTTTACATCGCTTCGCGCGGGTCCCGCCTTCGCGTCGGGTTTCGCTCTCGACGGCGCGGATGGCGGCGTTTTTGTCGCTGGAGCCGCACTGGCCGGCGCAGGCGTCGTAGCCGCGGGCCGCGCCGCTTTTCCAGGCGCAGGAATGTTCGCGGCAGGCGCAGGCTTTGCCGGTGCGGCTGAAGTTTCGCCAGCAGCCGCCTTGACCGGCGTCACATGCTTGGTCGGGTGGACCGGCGGCTTGGCACCGGAATCCGCCGGCGACGCGGCAGGTGGCGGCGCTGCGGGTGCAGGCGACGACGGATTGGCGTCCTCGGCCCGCGCCGCAAGCGGACAACAGAGAAAGCCCGCTGCGACGAGCGCGACGAGCGTGCGCCGCGCATCGCCTGGACGGCAACGCGCGGACCGTAAGAATTGCAGGGTCACGATCAGAGCGCCGATACGAGCACTTTCCGGGGTTTGGCGCCATCGGCGGGCCCGACCACCCCTTCGCGCTCCATCATTTCCATGATGCGCGCCGAGCGGTTGTAGCCGATGCCGAGCTTGCGCTGGAGCCATGAAGTCGAGCCCTGGCCGTGCTGGGTTACCAGCGAGACGGCACGGTCGTAGAGCTCGTCGTACGTGTCCTCACCGTCCTCGTCGTCGCCGTCTTCGCTGCCGGTTTCGAGGATTTCCATGCGGTAGTCGGGCTCGCCCTGGCCGCGCAGGAAATCGACGATCAGCTTGATTTCGCCGTCGCCGACGAGGCCTCCGTGCAGGCGCTGCAGGTGCGACGTCCCGGGCGCCATGTAGAGCGCATCGCCGTTGCCGAGAAGGCGGTCGGCACCGACGGTGTCCAGGATGGTCCGCGAATCCGGACGCGACGTGACCTGGAACGAAATGCGCGACGGGAAGTTCGCCTTGATCAGTCCGGTGATGACGTCCACCGAGGGTCGCTGCGTCGCGACGATGAGGTGGATGCCGGCTGCGCGCGCTTTTTGCGCAAGCCGGGTGATCGCGGATTCGACTTCGCGGCCGACCGTCATCATCAGGTCGGCCAGCTCGTCGATGATGACGAGGATGCGCGGCAGGTGTTCGTGCCGCAGCGCCGGAATTTCCGGCGCTGCATCCGCGACTGCCTCGCCTTCACCCTCCGCATCGGATTCGGATTCGGTCGCAGCAGCCTTCGCCACCGGTTTCGCACGGCCGGCTTCGGCCGCTGCGGCGGCGGCCTCCTCGGCGATGCGGCGGTTGTAGTCGTCGAGGCTGCGGACTTTCTTGTCCTTCATCAGCTCGAAGCGCCGGTCCATCTCGCGCATCACGTTGGCCAGCGCGGCCGCGGCCTTCTTGACGTCGGTGACGACCGGCACGAGCAGGTGCGGAATCCCTTCGTACAGCGACAGCTCGAGCATCTTCGGGTCGATCATGATGAAGCGCACGTCGTTCGGCGTGGCCTTGTACAGGATCGACAGGATGTACGTATTGAGCGCGACCGACTTTCCGGTGCCGGTGGCGCCGGCCATCAGAAGGTGCGGCATCTTGGCGAGGTCTGCGTAAACGGCGCGTCCGGTCGTGTCGCGGCCGAGAGCGAGCGCAAGAGGCGAGCGATGGTCGCGGAACTCGGCCGCGTCCACGAGGTCGCGCAGACCGACGACGGCGCGGTTCTTGTTCGAGACCTCGATGCCGACGCAGTTCTTGCCGGGAATCGGCGCGACGATGCGAACGCCGTGCGCGCGAAGCGCCATCGTCAGGTCGTCGCAGAGATTGACGACGCGGCTGACCTTGACGCCGGCTTCCGGCTCGAACTCGTAGGTGGTGATGACGGGCCCGGGCCGCACTGCCGTGACGCGGCCGCCGACCCCGAACGTCGCGAGCTTCTGCTCGAGGATCGCCGAGCTGTCGACCAGCGCTTTCTCGTCGACGTACTCGCCGCGGTCGTCGTGCTTGCCGAGCAGGCTCGAGGCCGGGATGCGGAAGTTGCCCGACAGGTTGCCGAAGGAGAACTCGGCCTGGGTGGCTTCGCGGGACTTGGCTTTTTCGCGAGCCTTCGGGCGCAGCACTTCGATGATCGGCGAGCCGCGGCGCGCAGGCTTTGCAGGAGCCTCGTCCTCGTCGACTTCGTCGTCGTCTTCGTCCGCGCGTGCCCGCTGCCGCACGATTCGCGGCTCGACGACGGCGACCTGCCTGCGCCGCAGGAACGACGGCAGCGGCAGCCGCAGCCGCAACCGAGGCCGCAGCGAAGGAAGATGGAGCTTCTCGACGATCGAACGGAAAAAGTCGCGCAGCGCTTGGCGCGCCGTCTCGAACGCCTGGTCGATGGCCATCGCCAGGCGCCGGATGAGCTCCGACAGCGCGTGCCCCGTGATCATCATGAAGTCGAGAAGGAACAGGGAGACCAGCAGCACCACCGAGCCGCCGCGGCCGATGCCCTGCAGCATCAGCGTGGCAAGGAAGCCGCCGACCCAGCCTCCGGCCGCCTCCGGCTCTGCGTAGGGGCGGTAGACACCGAGGGTGATCGAGACGAGGAAGAGGAGGAACACCGCGCCGACCCAGCGAACCGGCGTCAGGCGCATCTTGCGGCTGAGGAACAGCGAGGCGCCGGCCGCGCCGAGGGCGCCGGGGAACACGAAGGCTCCGTAGCCGAAGCCCTGCACGAGGATGTCGGCCAGCGTGAATCCGAGAAGGCCGCCGTGGTTCACACCCGGCGATTCGGGGACGTAGGAAAGCAGGCAGACGGCGAGGAACGCCGCCATGGCCGACGCGACGATCGCCTCGACTTCCTGGATCAGCCTCGAAGGATCCTTGCTGCTTGCGCCCGGCCTAGCTACCGACCCCACGCCACACACTCCACTCCAGCGTCAGACTGCCGACCATCCGGCAGTATATCGCAAAGACCCTCAGGCTGCCCCTCGGCGAGGTGCCCGTCGCTCGAGACGGGAAGAAATTCGGTCCGTCCCTGGATGACACCCAGGATCAGAGCTTGCCAGACTGTCCGCACCCGCCGCCTACCTCCACTGCCAGCGCGCAATGGTAACCGCGCCGGGGGCGGGCCTCAACTGACGGGGCTGCGCAGGCCAGGGCCGATCAGGGCGGAGCCGCGGCGGCAGGCTGGTCCGGCACGTCCTCGGGAATCGAGTAGTCGACCATGGAGACGACCGACTCCATGCGGCGGAACTCGACGGTATCGCGGACCCCGTCGACGTCGAGAACCATGTAGGCCGGGTAGTTCACCGCAGGGTCGACCTTGGTTTCGTCGTCGGGGGCCGTGCTCCAGCGGCGGACGATGCTCAGGCTCTCCGAGCTGATCACGGTGCCGTCCTTGCGCCTCACTTCCATCGTCGGTTTTCCGAACGTGTAGAGGATCAGCCGGGCGACGACGTCGCTGCGCGAGAGTGGCGGCGCCAGGTGCACCCAGTGCGGCAGGCGCGAAGAGTCGGCGACGGTGAAATTCGATTCGACGAAAAAGACCGACCGCGGGTCGCAGGAGGCCAGTCCGGCCAGCACTGCGACCGCGATCGCGACTTTTCCTATCGCCTCTTTCATTGCTTCGCGCCTGCGCACTGGTCGATCTTTCGCGTCATCAGGCGATTGGCCACGCACAGCTCCACCTGCAGGTTGCAGATCGACTTGCACGGACCAAGCAGGTTTCCCATCGGAAGGAAGCTCGTCTGGTTGCAGCGGTATTTTTCGTAGCAGCGATCGTGCTCTTCGCAGCAGCGTACCAGCACCGGATCCCAGTTGAAGACGTCCGCCGGATGCGTGCAGACGCCGTCCTGGAGCTGGAACGGAAGCGGAAGGCCGTCGCCGTTCGGCGGCCACCAGAGCTGGCGGCCGGTCGGATCGACCTGGCGCAGCGGGCTGCTTTGCGCGTACGCGTACGTGTCGATGCCGCCGTCGAGCCCGGCGGGATCGCTCTCGATGTAACGGCCGAGCGTCGGATCGTAGTCCCTGTTCCAGTTCTGGCTGAGAGCAGCGCCTGCGTCCCACTGCTGCCCCGGGAAGCGAAGCGGCAGCGCAATCGAGCCCGAAACCGAGACTTCTTCGCCGAAAGGATCGAACTGTCCGTCCCAGACGAGCGCCTGGTCTGCGCCGGTGATTTTCTGCGGGCGGCCGAGGTGGTCGGTGTGCACGAACAGAAGCCCGTCCGCGTCTTGCCCGTCGACCAGCGCGAGCGGGACGTCGCCGAGCCAGATGTACTCGCGAACGAGCGCCGCATCGCCGTCGGTCGTGTCGTATTCGGCCAGCAGGTGACCGGCGATGTCGTAGACGTATTCGCGTGACGAAGTCTGAATGAGACCGCCCAGGCGATCCTGGCTCGTTTCTGCAACGCGGTGGCCATCCGCATCGTACTGGTAGGAGCGCGAAGCCATCGGTCCGGAATCTGCAGCGACCGAGGCGAGGCGGCCGTCGGCGCGATACGTCGAGCTCACGAGCACGTTGCCACGAGTGTCCGACTGTACGGATCCGTCGGCCGTGTAGCCGAACGCCCGAAGACTCGTTGCCGTGGTCACGCTCGCAAGGCGGTTGCTCGAAGACGGGTACCAGTACGACTCGTCGATGAGAGATCCGCGGTCCACCGTGCGGTGCACGCGGTTGCCGTCCGCGTCGTACGCGTAGTCGATGTGACCGTAGGCTCCATCCGCATGCCCCAGACGACCGAGCGAGTCGTAGCGCAATGCCTGCGACCGCGACGCGTCGAGGTTGTCGCTGATCGTGACCGGGTTCGCCGACGCATCATAGCCGAGCGAAAGGTCCTGGATTGCGGCTCCGGTCTCGCTGGAGACCGACATCTGCGCGAGACGCCCGTCGAGGTCGTAGCCGTAGCGAAGCACCAGACCGTTGCCGTAACGAAGACCGGCCAGGCCGGAAAGCTGGGGAGATCCGGGCATGGGCGCTGCGCCAAGCGCAGCGCCGGCGTCGGCGTCGGCGTCGGCGTCGGCG is part of the Candidatus Binatia bacterium genome and harbors:
- a CDS encoding outer membrane lipoprotein carrier protein LolA, with protein sequence MWKSYEKRWSQTADYSAGFRQSIEVPDVGTKVESAGRFYFAKPGLVRWEYTEGPPQTVVGDGTWLWLYQPDLEQVYKIPYDKAFGRGGLVELLAGREGISERYTASLEKPDSSTVRILLKSKAEGGGDLEVTLASDTFDLRAVTVHDAAGTTTRMTFAEPHRNKGVDKSRFTFTPPPAVDIITDTDTGF
- a CDS encoding DNA translocase FtsK 4TM domain-containing protein produces the protein MGSVARPGASSKDPSRLIQEVEAIVASAMAAFLAVCLLSYVPESPGVNHGGLLGFTLADILVQGFGYGAFVFPGALGAAGASLFLSRKMRLTPVRWVGAVFLLFLVSITLGVYRPYAEPEAAGGWVGGFLATLMLQGIGRGGSVVLLVSLFLLDFMMITGHALSELIRRLAMAIDQAFETARQALRDFFRSIVEKLHLPSLRPRLRLRLPLPSFLRRRQVAVVEPRIVRQRARADEDDDEVDEDEAPAKPARRGSPIIEVLRPKAREKAKSREATQAEFSFGNLSGNFRIPASSLLGKHDDRGEYVDEKALVDSSAILEQKLATFGVGGRVTAVRPGPVITTYEFEPEAGVKVSRVVNLCDDLTMALRAHGVRIVAPIPGKNCVGIEVSNKNRAVVGLRDLVDAAEFRDHRSPLALALGRDTTGRAVYADLAKMPHLLMAGATGTGKSVALNTYILSILYKATPNDVRFIMIDPKMLELSLYEGIPHLLVPVVTDVKKAAAALANVMREMDRRFELMKDKKVRSLDDYNRRIAEEAAAAAAEAGRAKPVAKAAATESESDAEGEGEAVADAAPEIPALRHEHLPRILVIIDELADLMMTVGREVESAITRLAQKARAAGIHLIVATQRPSVDVITGLIKANFPSRISFQVTSRPDSRTILDTVGADRLLGNGDALYMAPGTSHLQRLHGGLVGDGEIKLIVDFLRGQGEPDYRMEILETGSEDGDDEDGEDTYDELYDRAVSLVTQHGQGSTSWLQRKLGIGYNRSARIMEMMEREGVVGPADGAKPRKVLVSAL